One genomic window of candidate division KSB1 bacterium includes the following:
- a CDS encoding DUF2283 domain-containing protein, which yields MATATVVKEIFKALPHLKKVGAKNLWFDFDQEADVMYISLERPQNATDTDMLDDGILLRLRGKK from the coding sequence ATGGCAACGGCAACCGTGGTTAAAGAGATATTTAAAGCCCTTCCCCATTTGAAAAAAGTTGGCGCAAAAAATTTGTGGTTTGATTTTGATCAAGAAGCTGATGTCATGTATATCAGCTTGGAACGCCCGCAAAACGCCACTGATACCGACATGCTCGACGATGGCATTCTGCTCAGGCTTCGGGGAAAAAAATAG